From Streptomyces sp. HUAS MG91, the proteins below share one genomic window:
- a CDS encoding ABC transporter permease, with protein sequence MTADSTPALVQPADGPDGDPATPAGTLSAARGPRARTTTEYLKYAAAKIAGAVVSLFAVLVTSFFLFRLIPSDPVKQMTGGRKVSTEQLANLRHQYGLDQPMWKQFTSYVGDALTGDFGISFQYHTPVIDKIMDALPATLLLTGTAYVLYSALGIWLGTRTAWRNGSRSDRFNTAFALTLYSVPAFWLGLLLIIVFAVGIGPIPGMFPTGGLESGGETGFAYVIDVAHHLVLPVITLVAVGYAQTLLVMRSSLLDEMGSDYLTTARAKGLRDDVVRRKHAVPNAMLPTFTLMFVNLGHVVAGQILVETVFSWPGLGGLFYSALSVPDLPLVQGLFFVFATAVILANTLADILYPLLDPRVGR encoded by the coding sequence ATGACAGCTGACAGCACTCCGGCGCTCGTGCAGCCCGCGGACGGTCCCGACGGCGACCCGGCCACCCCGGCCGGGACGCTGTCGGCCGCCCGCGGCCCCCGGGCCCGCACCACCACGGAATACCTGAAGTACGCCGCGGCGAAGATCGCGGGGGCCGTGGTCTCCCTCTTCGCCGTCCTCGTCACCAGCTTCTTCCTCTTCCGCCTCATTCCGTCCGACCCGGTCAAGCAGATGACCGGCGGCCGCAAGGTCTCCACGGAGCAACTGGCCAACCTGCGCCACCAGTACGGCCTCGATCAGCCGATGTGGAAGCAGTTCACGAGCTACGTCGGGGACGCGCTGACCGGCGACTTCGGGATCTCGTTCCAGTACCACACGCCCGTCATCGACAAGATCATGGACGCGCTGCCCGCGACACTGCTGCTGACCGGCACGGCGTACGTGCTGTACTCGGCGCTCGGCATCTGGCTGGGCACGCGCACGGCGTGGCGCAACGGATCGCGCAGCGACCGCTTCAACACCGCGTTCGCGCTGACCCTGTACTCGGTCCCGGCGTTCTGGCTGGGCCTGCTCCTCATCATCGTCTTCGCCGTCGGCATCGGCCCGATCCCCGGCATGTTCCCGACCGGCGGCCTCGAATCGGGCGGCGAGACCGGCTTCGCGTACGTCATCGACGTCGCCCACCACCTCGTCCTGCCGGTGATCACGCTGGTCGCAGTCGGCTACGCGCAGACGCTGCTCGTCATGCGCTCCTCGCTGCTCGACGAGATGGGCAGCGACTACCTGACGACCGCGCGCGCCAAGGGGCTCCGGGACGACGTGGTGCGCCGCAAGCACGCGGTGCCGAACGCGATGCTGCCGACGTTCACGCTGATGTTCGTGAACCTCGGGCACGTCGTCGCCGGGCAGATCCTCGTCGAGACGGTGTTCTCCTGGCCGGGTCTCGGCGGGCTCTTCTACTCGGCGCTGTCCGTGCCCGATCTGCCGCTCGTGCAGGGCCTGTTCTTCGTCTTCGCGACCGCCGTGATCCTGGCGAACACCCTCGCCGACATCCTCTATCCGCTGCTCGACCCGAGGGTGGGCCGATGA